The sequence below is a genomic window from Thioclava nitratireducens.
TGGTATATCGAGCTGATGCAGGTGAAGAACGCCCATGACGTGATCGCGGGCGACAAGAAGCCGAGCGAACTTGGCGTGAAGGCGCTCGACGACCATACGCTGCAGGTGACGCTCGACAGCGCGATCCCCTATTTCCGCCAGATGCTCGTTCTGTCCTCGACCTTCCCGGTGCCGCAAAAGGTCGTGGAGAAATACGGTTCCGACTGGACCAAGCCCGAGAACATGGTCGTCAACGGTCCTTACAAGCTGAAGAGCTGGAAAATCGGCGACTCGATCGAGCTGGTGAAGAACGACGCTTATTACGATGCCGCGAATGTCACGCTGACCGATCTGAAGTTCATCCCGATCCAGGACAACGACCAGGCGCTGACGCGCTACGAGGCGGGGGAGCTGGACTTCGTGCAGACCCCGGCGGGTCAGTATCCGCGTCTGAAAGATGAGTATCCGGATGCCGCGCACGCTCCGCCGCGCTCCTGCGTCTACGCCTACCGCTTCAACGTCGGCCCGAACGGCCCCGAGGCGCTGAAGGACGTGAAGGTCCGCAAGGCGCTGTCCTACGCGATCAACCGCGACATCATCGTCGACAAGATCCTCAAGGGCGGCCAGAAACCGGCCTATACCTGGACCCACTGGGCGACCGCGAACTTCAAGGCGCCGGACGTGGCTTATGCCGACATGACCCAGCAGGAACGGATGGACAAGGCCAAGGAGCTTCTGAAGGAAGCCGGCTACGGCCCCGATCACCCGCTGAACCTGCGGATCATGTACAACACCTCGGCCGACCACAAGAAAATCGCGATCGCGGTGCAGCAGTTCTGGAAGCAGATCGGCGTGAAGTCGACGCTCGAGAACTACGAGTGGAAGGTCTATCTCGACAAGCTCAACGGGCAGCATGACTTCGACGTGGCCCGCACCGCATGGTGTGCCGACTACAACGAGGCCTCGACCTATCTCGACGTGAACACCTCGTGGTCGGATCAGAACTCGGGTCAGTGGTCGAATTCCGAATACGACAAGTTGATGAAGGACTCGAAGACGGCGGAAGATCCGCAAGAGGACTATACCAAGGCGGAAAAGATCCTCGCCGAGGACATGCCGCTCGCGCCGATCTACGCCTACTCGCTGCCGATGCTGCTGAACCCGCAGATCAAGGGCTACCCGTTCGATAACGTCCAGCTGAACTGGTACGCGAAGAACATGTACAAGGTCGCAAAGTAAGCCGGCTGAAACGATAACGGGCGGGCCGCGCGATCGGCCCGCCCGACCTATTTCGGGACACTCTTATGATCGTCTACATTCTCAAGCGTCTCGCCATCGCGATCCCGACGCTTCTGGTGCTCATCATCGCGAGCTTCCTCTTGATGCACACGGCGCCTGGCGGGCCGTTCTCGTCGGAGCGGGCCGTGCCGCCCGAGGTGCTCGCCAATCTCAACGCGAAATACGGGCTCGACCAGCCGCTCTGGAAGCAGATCGCGACCTATCTGTGGAACGTGGTCGCCCATTTCGATTTCGGGCCTTCGTTCTCCTATAAAGACCGCTCGGTGAACGACATCATCGCCCAGGGCTTCCCGGTCACGCTGACCTACGGCTTCCTGAGCTTCATCGCCGCCGTTCTGGTAGGCGTCACTCTCGGCGTCACCGCCGCGATCAAGCGCAACTCGTGGCTCGACTACCTCGCCGTCGGCATTTCCATCGGCGCGCAGGTGCTGCCGAACTTCGTGATGGCGCCGATCCTCGTGCTGGTGTTCACGCTGTCGCTGCACTGGCTGCCTGGTGGCGGCTGGAGCTTCGACGATCCGCGCTTCTGGATAATGCCGGTGATCGCGCTCTCGACCTCCTACATGGCATCGATCGCGCGGATTACCCGGTCGTCCATGCTGGAGACGCTGAGTTCGAACCATATCCGCACCGCCCGCGCGAAGGGCCTGCCAAAGCGCAAGATCATCATGCGGCACGCACTGAAACCCGCGCTGCTGCCAGTGATCTCCTATCTCGGTCCGGCGTTCGTTTCGATGATCACCGGCTCGGTGATCGTGGACGTGTATTTCACCACGGGCGGGATCGGCAAAAGCTTCGTGGATAGCGCGCTCAACCGCGATTACGCGGTGATGATGGGGATCACGATCCTGCTGGGCACGCTGACCATCCTGTTCAACCTTGTCGTCGATATCGTCTACGGATGGATCGACCCGAAAATCCGGTACTGACATGGTCATAGACGAATCCAAGATGACCTCGCTCGCCGAGGCAACGAGCCGCGAAGACGTGGCGGGCCGCTCGCTCTGGGCGGACGCGCGCCGGCGGTTCTTCAACAATAAGGCCGCGATTTTCGGGCTGGCGCTGCTCGTCTTCGTCGTGGCCTTCGCGCTGTTCGGCAACCTGATCGCGGCGTGGAACAATTCCGACATCGACTACAACGTGATGGGCGATGCCACGGCCTCTGCGCCGTCCTTCGCGAACGGCCATTACTTCGGCGCCGACGATCTGGGCCGCGATCTGTTCGCGCGCACCGTGCAGGGCACGCAGATCTCGCTGTTGGTCGGCGTGATCGGCACGCTGATCGCGGTGTCCGTGGGCACGGTCTATGGCGCGATCTCGGGCTATTTCGGGGGCCGCGTCGACGGCTTCATGATGCGCCTCGTCGATATCCTGCTGGCGATCCCTTACATGTTCGTGCTGATCCTGCTGCTGGTCATGTATGGCCGCTCGATCGGGATGCTCTTCGTGGGCGTCGGGTTGATATCCTGGCTGGAGATGGCGCGGATCGTGCGCGGCCAGACGCTGACCCTGAAGAACCGCGACTATGTCGAGGCCGCGCGCGCCATCGGCGTGCCTGCGCCGACGATCATCCGCCGCCACATCCTGCCAAACCTCGTGGGCGTGGTCGTGGTCTTCGCGACGCTGCTGGTGCCGCTGATGATCCTGACGGAGAGTTTCATCTCTTTCCTCGGGCTCGGCGTGCAGGAGCCGCAGACCTCGCTGGGGGCGCTGATCTCTGAAGGGGCGGGGACGATGAGCTACGGGACGCTGTGGCAGCTGGCCTTCCCGCTGTTCTTCTTCGTCACCACCCTGTTCGGTTTCTATTTCGTAGGGGACGGGCTGCGTGACGCGCTCGACCCGAAGGAGCGCTGATATGCCATTGTTGGAAGTCAACGACCTCAATGTCCGGTTCGCAACGCAGGAGGGCGAGGTTCACGCCGTCAACGGCGTCAGCTTCGCGCTCGAGCGCGGCGAGGCGCTGGGCATCGTCGGCGAGTCCGGTTCGGGCAAGTCGCAGCTCAGCTTCTCGATCCTCGGCCTACTGGCCGCGAATGGGAAGGCCTCGGGCTCGGTGAAATTCGACGGGCGGGAGATCCTGAACATGCCCGAGCCCGAGTTGAACAAGTTGCGCTCCGACCGGATCTCGATGGTCTTTCAGGATCCGATGACCGCGCTCAACCCCTATATGCGGATTTCGGACCAGATGGCCGAAGTGCTGATGCTGCATAAGGGCTTGGGCAAGCGCGCCGCCGTGGCTGAGGCCGCGCATATGCTCGAACTGGTGAAGATCCCGGACGCGAAGAACCGCGTGCGTCTGTTCCCGCATGAATTCTCGGGCGGGATGCGCCAGCGCGTGATGATCGCGATGGCCCTTCTGTGCAAACCAGATGTGCTGATCGCAGATGAGCCGACGACCGCGCTCGACGTCACCGTGCAGGCGCAGATCATGGACCTGCTGGGCGAGCTGCGCCGCGAGCTGGGCATGGCGACCGTGCTGATTACTCACGATCTGGGCGTCGTCGCGGGCTTCTGCGAGCGGGCGATCGTCATGTATGGCGGTCAGGTGATGGAGCAGTCGCCCGTGGATCCTTTGTTCGCCAACCCGACCCATCCCTATACCAAGGGCTTGCTGGCCGCGCTGCCGCGTCTCGATGCGGAAGTCGCGATGACCCCGATCCGGGGCAATCCGCCGAATATGACCGGCGCGCCGAAGGGCTGCCCGTTCTGCCCGCGCTGCGATTTCGTCGAAGAGGTCTGCGCCGACGTTATGCCGCCGCTGACGGAGTTCGCGCCGGGCCGCGCCCGCGCTTGCCACCGTTCCATTGAAACGATCGAGGAGGCCGCCGCATGACGACCCCGCTGATCGAGGCCCGCGACGTTCGGGTCACTTTCGAAATCCGCCGCGCCTCGGACCTGCCGTGGACCGAGCCGCCGAAGCTGCGCGCGGTCAATGGCGTGAACTTCAAGCTGGAGCAGGGCAAGACGCTCGGCATCGTGGGCGAGTCCGGCTGTGGCAAGTCCACGTTGGCCCGCGCGCTGATCCGGATGCTGCCCGCCGAGGGCGAGATCATTTGGGAGGGCAAGACCGATCTGCTGCCGCTCTCGCCGCGGCAGATGCTGAAATACCGTTCCGACATCCAGATGATCTTTCAGGACCCGCTGGCTTCGCTCGACCCGCGGATGACCGTGGGCGAGATCATCGCGGAGCCGCTGCGCACCCATCGCCCGAAGATGGGCCGCAAGGAGCGCAAGCAGAAGGTCCGCGAGGTGATGGAGAAGGTCGGTCTTCTGCCGAACCAGATCAACCGCTACCCGCACGAGTTCTCGGGCGGCCAGTGTCAGCGCATCGGTATCGCCCGCGCGCTGGTGGTGGAGCCGAAGCTGTTGATCTGCGACGAGCCGGTCTCGGCGCTCGATGTCTCGATTCAGGCGCAGGTGATCGCGCTTCTCGAAGATCTGCGCCGCGATCTGGGCCTGACGATCATCTTCATCGCCCATGACCTCAGCGTTGTGCGCCATGTCTGCGACGAGGTGATGGTGCTTTATCTGGGCCAGATGATGGAGGCGGGCGCTACCGAGAAGATCTTTGCAGAGCCGCAGCACCCGTACACGCAGGCGCTTCTGTCGGCGGTGCCGATCCCAGACCCGGAGATCGAGCGCAACAAGACCCTGATCTCGCTGGAAGGCGATCTGCCGAGCCCGCTGAACCCGCCATCGGGCTGCCCGCTGCGCACCCGCTGCCCGCGGGCGAGCGAGGTCTGCGCCACGACTCCGCCGACCGAGGAGGTCGCCGGGCGTCAGGTCTTCTGTCACCATCCCGGCCCTGCGGCCGAAGTGCAGGCGGTGCTGTCGGAGAGCTGAAATCTTGTGCGGCGGGCGGTGATGCATCGCCCGCTCACGCGGATTTGCGCAGGTTGACGCAAGGTCTTTGTCCAATCGGTCAAAAGACTGTTACGATCCCCGGATAGAGCGCTCCGGCAAGGAGCCAATTGTCTCGGAGGATCCCCCTATGTCGCTTATTTCGCGTCGTCAGTTTCTCGTTACCACCACCGCCGCAGGCGGTCTCGTGATGGTCCACCCGTTCACCGCGCGCGCGGCTGAAGGTCAGGCCCACCTGCGCCTGCTGTGCACTACCGATATTCACTGCCATATCCGGCCCTACGATTATTATGCCGACAAGCCTGTCGATACCGTGGGCCTGTCGCGCACTGCGACCCTGATCGAAGGCGTACGCGCGGAAGCCGCCAACACCCTGACCTTCGATAACGGCGATTACATGCAGGGCAACCCGATGGCCGATTACATTGCATACTCCAAGGGAATGAAGGAGGGCGACACCCACCCGGTCATCGCGGCGATGAACCTGCTGGGCTATGATTGCGGCACTCTGGGCAATCACGAGTTCAACTACGGGATGGATTTCCTCAAGAAGGTGAACGACCGCGCAAACTACCCGATGGTCTGCGCGAACTTCGCCCATAAGCTGGGCGCGACCCCGCGCGAGGACGACCTTTACCTGCCGCCCTACCTGATCCTCGACCGCGAACTGACCGATGGGGCTGGAAACAAGATGCCGATCCGCGTCGGCGTGATCGGCTTCGTGCCGCCGCAGATCATGCAATGGGACCGCGCGCATCTCGAGGGCAATTACCAGACTCGCGACATCGTGGAGGCCGCGAAAGCATGGGTTCCGCAGATGCGCGAGGAGGGCGCCGATCTGGTCGTGGCGCTCGCCCATACCGGAATCGACAACGGTCCTCAGACCGACGGCATGGAGAACGCTGCCTTCTACGTCGCAGGCGTCGACGGCATCGACGCGGTGATCACCGGGCACCAGCACCGTAACTTCCCCGGCAAGGATTTCTCGGGCCCCGGGATCGACAATGAGAAGGGCACGCTGCAGGGCAAGCCCGCGGTGCAGGCGGGCTTCTGGGGCAACCACATGGGGCTGATCGACCTTATGCTGAGCCGCGACGGCGGCAAGTGGAAGATCGATAGCCACAGCTCCGAGATCCGCCCGATCTTCGCGCGCGGCGAGGATCGTTCGATCACGCCGCTGACCACCGATTACAAGCCGATCCTCGCGGCCACCGATCAGGTGCATGAAGAGACGCTCAAATATGTCCGCGCCAAGGTGGGCGAGACCGAAGCGCCGCTCTATTCCTACTTCGCGCTGGTGGCCGACGATCCCTCTGTGCAGATCGTCTCGAACGCGCAGATCTGGTACGTGAAGAAACTGCTGGAGGGCACGCCCGAAGGCAAGCTGCCGCTTCTGTCGGCGGCGGCGCCGTTCAAGGCCGGCGGGCGCGGCGGTCCGGATTACTTCACCGATGTTCCGAAAGGGCCGGTGGCGATCAAGAACGTCTCCGACCTCTATCTCTATCCGAACACGCTACAGGCGGTGAAGGTCACCGGCGCGCAGGTGAAGGACTGGCTGGAGCGCTCTGCAGGCATGTTCAACCAGATCGAGCCGGGTGCGAAGGACGCGACGCTGCTGAACCCCGATTTCCCGTCCTACAATTTCGACGTGATCGACGGCGTGACCTACCAGATCGACATCACCCAGCCCGCGAAATTCGACAAGGACGGCGTGCCGGTGAACCCCGATGCGAACCGCATCGTCGATCTGCAATTCGAGGGCAAGCCGATCGATCCGAAGGCCGAGTTCGTGATCGCGACGAACAACTACCGCGCCTCGGGGGGCGGCAGCTTCCCCGGCGCGGACGGCTCGACCGTGATCTACCGTGCGCCCGACACCAACCGCGACGTGATCGTGCGCTACATCCACGACAAGGGCACGATCAACCCGAAGGCCGACGCGAACTGGTCCTTCGCGCCCGCGGGCGGCGCGACGGTGCTATTCGAGACCGGCCCGAAGGCACAGGCCTATGTCGAGGACGTGAAATCCCGGGGTCTCGATATCGAGCAGGCGGGCGACGGCGAGGGCGGCTTCGCGCTCTATCGCATCACGCTCTGAACTGCCTTGGACAGAGGCTGAAAGGGGCGCCATCGGCGCCCCTTTTCCACGCAGCGCGGTCGCGAGGCGGTTTGCCTCCTCCGGTATCTCGCGAATACGTGAACTCCGCGCAGGGCGCGAACTGACACCGGAATCGCGGTGCGGATGTCGCGAGCGGCTGCGTTGATTGGAAAGTTTACATTTTAAAACAATAAGTAAGACAAGCCGTCTTTCCCGAGACTCACGGCTCGCAGCATTTGTTTCCTGCATTTCCCGCCGCGCGCGAGTGGCGACAGAACCAAGCGGGCCTATCGTAGAAATGGAACAACGCCGGGACAACCGGGCTGCGGACAGGAGTTTCAGTATGAGCATTGGTCGGATGACGCGGCGCGCCGCGCTTGGGATGCTGCTTGCGGGCGGGGTCGCCGCGCAGGCATTGGCGCAGGGAATGCCGGGCGGCGCGCGTGGCCCGACCGAGGTCGGCGTGATGCAGGTCGAGACACGGTCCGTGCCCTATACCGTCACCCTGCCGGGCCGCGCCGTGGCCTATGAGCAGACCGATATCCGCCCGCGCGTCGCCGGCACCATCGCCTCGATCGATTACGAGGCGGGTCACAAGGTCGCGACGGGCGACGCTCTGTTTCACATCGACGACGACACCTATCAGGCCGAGCTGACCGCAGCCGAGGCCGAGAAGGCGAGCGCCGACGCCAATGTGCAGGCGGCGCAATCGCAAGTGGACCGCTATACCAAGCTGGAGAAGACGTCGATCTCCGTGAGTGATCTGGAGACCGCGAAGGTCACGCTCGCGCAGGCCAAAGCCTCCGCGCTGAGTGCCGAGGCCGATCTTCAGACCGCGCAGCTCAATCTCGACCGCACGGTGATCCGCTCGCCTATCGACGGCTACCCGGATGTGGCGAACGTCTCCGTCGGCTCGCTGGTCACGGCGAACCAGTCCGACGCGCTGACCACGGTAACGCGGCTCGATCCGATCTATGTCGATGTTTCCGAGAGTGCGGCGCGGATCATGCGGGTGCGTCAACGGATCGATCAGGGTACGCTTCAACGCGGCGATCAACTGAAGGTCTCGCTGCTGCTGGAGACCGGTGAGGAATACGACGGCACCGGCACGCTGGTCAGCCCCGGCGCGACCGTATCCTCGACCACCGGCACGGTCGATTTCCGGTTCAAGTTCGACAATCCCGACCGGCTGATCCTGCCGGGGCAATTCCTGCGCGCGAAGATCACGCTGGGCACGACGCAGGCGATCCTCGTGCCGCAGCGCGCGACCACGCGGGAAGGGGATGGGTCGCTTTCGGCCTTCGTCGCCGCGGACGGCACGGCGAAGAAGGTGACGCTGACGACGGCGGGAACCTATCAGAACGCGTGGATCGTGACCGGCGGCATCGAGAGCGGCGATCAGGTGATCCTCGACGGGCTGAAGAACCTGCGCGACGGGGCCGAGATCAAGACGGTGCCGGTGACGATCAACGCGCAGGGGGTCGTGAAGGATGCGAGCCCCTCGAGTGACGAGACCGATACGGCGAAGGCGGAGTGAACCCTGCATGATCCGCTTCTTCATCCATCGCCCCGTCTTCGCGATCGTGCTCGCGCTGGTGACGATGCTCGCCGGCGGCTACGCGCTCACGCAGCTTCCCGTCTCGCAATATCCAGAGGTCGCGCCGACCACGATCCGCATCTCCGCCAGCTATTCCGGGGCGACCGCGCAGGCGGTCGAGAACTCGGTGACGACGCCGATCGAGGACTCGCTGACCGGGCTCGACGGGCTGCTCTACATGGAGAGCTCTTCCAACCAGGGCTCTGCGCGGCTGACGCTGACCTTCGACGGCTCGGTCGATCCGATCGATGCCGAGAACGAGGTGCAGACCAAGATCCGCAAGGTCGAGAATGCGCTGCCTGATGCGGTGCAGACCTCCGGGGTGAATGTCTCGCGCTCGTCCTCGGACATCCTGATGGTCGGGGCACTGGTCTCGACCGATGGCAAATATTCGACCGTCGAGCTGGGCAACATTTTGGACACCGAAGTGAAAGGCGCGATCGAGCGCACTGCGGGCGTGGGCGGGATCAACGTCTTCGGCTCGGGCTACGCGATGCGGGTCTGGCTCGATCCCTACAAGCTCGAGCAATACCAGCTGACGCCGACCGACGTGACCGCGGCAGTACAGGCGCAGAACACCACCGTCTCGGTCGGCTCGCTGGGCGATCTGCCCACCACCGAAGGCCAGCAGTTCACCGCCACGATCACCGCACAGAGCCAGCTGACCTCGGTCGAACAGTTCGAGAAGATCCTGCTGAAAACAGAACCCGACGGCTCTGCGGTCTATCTGGGCGATGTCGCGCGGATCGAGATCGGGCAGGAGAATTACGGCACCAATTCCAGGTTCAACGGCATGAACGCGGCAGGGTTCGGCGTGAACCTCGCGAACGGCGCGAATGCAGTCGATACGGCGGCGGCAGTGCGTGCGACGCTGGATCGGATGTCATCGTCGCTGCCCGAGGGTGTCAAGTTCCAGATCGCCTACGACACCTCGCCCTTCGTGCAGCTTTCCATCGAGAAGGTCTATCACACGCTGGCCGAAGCGATCGTGCTGGTGCTGCTGGTGATCCTCGTATTCTTGCAGAAATGGCGCGCGACATTGATCCCGATCGTCGCAGTTCCCGTGGTGCTGCTGGGCACATTCGCGGTGCTGCTGGTCGCGGGCTATTCGATCAACACGCTGACAATGTTCGCGATGGTGCTGGCGATTGGCCTCTTGGTCGATGACGCGATCGTCGTGGTGGAGAACGTCGAGCGCGTGATGGAGGAGGAGGGGCTCAGTCCCCTCCAAGCCACCGAGAAAAGCATGTCCCAGATCACCGGCGCACTGATCGGGGTGGCGCTTGTGCTGTCGGCGGTGTTCCTGCCGATGGCGTTCTTTCCCGGCTCGACGGGCGTGATCTATCGGCAATTCTCGGTAACGATCATCACCGCGATGGTGCTCTCTGCCGTGGTTGCGCTGATCCTGACGCCTGCGCTGGCGGCCAAACTCCTGCGCCCCTCGACGGGCCGCGCGATTGCGCCGGCGCGCGCTTTCAATACCGGTTTCGCGAAAGTGCAGCGCGGCTACGCCGGTGCGGTCGCGCGCATCGTGCGCAAACCCTTCCTGATGGCGCTGGTGCTGGTTCTCGTGCTGGCGGGCGCTTGGGGCGTGATGACCCGGCTGCCGTCCTCCTTCCTTCCGAAGGAAGATCAGGGCGTGCTCATGGCGATGGTGAACCTTTCGGAAGGGTCGACGACGGCACAGACGTCGGATGTGGTCGACCAGATCACCCAATACCTGCTGACGCAGGAGAAGTCCGATGTGGCTTCGGTCTTCGCGACGCTCGGGTTTTCCTTCGGGGGTGGTGGACAGAACACTGCGATGGTCTTCGCCAAGCTGAAGGATTTTGGTGAGCGCACTGGCGCGGATCAAACCGCCGCCGCGATTTCGGGGCGGGCGAACGCCCATTTCGCAGGTCTGCGCGCGGGGCAGGTCTTCTTTCTGCAACCGCCGGCGATCCGCGGGATCGGCAATTCTTCGGGCTTCCAGATGTATCTGGTGGATCAGGGCAATAACGGGACCGCTGCGCTGAAGGAGGCAGGCGATCAGCTCGTGGCCGAGGCGAAATCGGATAGCCGCCTGACCAATGTCCGGGTCAGCGGCGATGAGGACAAGGCAGCACTGCAGCTGGATATCGACCAGCAGAAGGCCGAAAGCTTCGGTCTGACGCTGAGCAACCTCAATTCGATGCTGTCGGTGATCTTCAGCGGGAGATCGGTGAACGACTTCGACCTCAACGGCAACTTACGCCCGGTGATCGTGCAGGCCGATTCGCCTTACCGGATGCAGCCGGAAGATATCGACACCTGGTACGCGCGGAACGCGTCGGGCGAGATGGTCCCGTTCTCGTCCTTCGCGACGACAAAATGGGTATCGGTCGCCCCAAGGCTGTCGCGCTATGACGCCGCCAATGCGATCGAAATCTCGGGCCAGGCGTCGGACAGCGCAAGCTCCGGCGCGGCGATGGACGCGGTGGAGCAGCTGGTCAATGACCTGCCCGGCGGCTACGCGGTCGCCTGGACGGGGTTGAGCTATCAGGAACGCCAGTCCGGCGATCAGGCGCCCTATCTCTATGCGCTCTCGGTGCTGGTCGTCTTCCTCTGCCTTGCCGCGCTCTACGAGAGCTGGTCGATCCCGCTGTCGGTGATGCTCGCCGTGCCGGTGGGCGTTCTGGGGGCGCTGGTCTCGGCGTGGGTCTTCGGGCAGTCGAATGACGTCTATTTCAAGGTGGGTATCCTGACGACCATCGGTCTGGCGGCGAAGAACGCGATCCTGATCGTGGAATTCGCCAAGAACCTCGAGGCCGAGGGCAAGGAGCTGATCCCCGCGACCATCGAGGCGGCACGGCTCCGCCTGCGCCCGATCCTGATGACCTCGCTCGCCTTCATGCTGGGCGTGGTGCCGCTGGCGATCGCGACCGGGGCGGGGGCCGCGGCGCAGAACGCGATCGGCATCGGCGTGCTGGGCGGGATGGCGGCGGCAACCTTCATCGGTGTCTTCATGGTGCCGGCCTTCTACGTCCTGATCCGCAAACTCACTCCGGGGCGCTGAGGCGGGGGGCGATTCCGTCGCGGAGGCGGCGGCGTCACGCCCATGACCGCCTCAGCGACCTGTCACATCCGCCTGAATCGGGGAATGCGGGGAACAAAGCGTTGAAGACGCAAGTTTCCCCGCCAAGGAAAACCGGCAAATGCCGGAAAGAACCGATAAAGGAGTGAAGTTATGCTGAGCATGATCGGGGGCCTCATCGTCCTCATCCTCGACATCTGGGCCATCGTGTCGATCTTTGGTTCGGGAGCGTCCACCGGCAAGAAAGTGCTGTGGATCCTGCTGATCATCATCCTGCCGGTGATTGGCTTCATCATCTGGCTGATCGCCGGACCGAAGGGCGCGAAGGCGACAGTTTGAACGACGCGGAGGCAAAGGGACGAGCCACGCAGTGCCCTGCATATCGTTCCTATCGGCTCTGCTACCCTATTGCTGCTGGCGCTCGCGCTGGCTGTTTGGATCAGCCCTTGGTGGCTGATCCATTTGCTTTTTGCGAGGCCGTTACGCCAACTGCTGCGAGCCGCGCCGGGCCGGGAACGCCTTCCTGCGATGAGCGGGGTCGGGTGAACGCAGCCGCCGCAAGGGGTTCGCGGCGGCTGCTGCCCGACGGAGACGAGTGTGGGGAATCTCCGTCAGGGTCTCGTACCGTTCCCGAACGGGAACGTAAAAGCGGACGGTCCCACGGGTCGAGAGCGCTACGCGCATGTCCTCGACACGAAGGCGTCCGGAATGTCTAAGCTGCGCGAAGGGCTGACCCGCAAAGGAGAAGCGGATCGACGGCAACAAAGGGCATTTGCACCGGATGGGGGCACGCACGCAACCGTAATCGGGCTGCACAGGGCGGATATTCGCCGGTAGCCGCGACGGAACGGGCAAACCGAGCGGACCGGGAGGACGAGATGGACGAAGCCGAACGGATAGGAACCGAAGCTGCACGCTTGCTGGGTATGAGCCCGCAGCGGGTCAAGCCGTTGGCGGGCGGCGATCTGAGCCCGGTTCTGGCGATGGACCTGCCGAGTGGGGAGCGGGTGATCGCCAAGGGCGGGCCGAGCCCGGAGACCGAGGCAGAAATGCTTCGAACGCTGGCCGAGGCGGGCGCGCGGGTGCCGAAGGTGCTTGCGGTCTCTCGGATCTGCCTCGTTATGGAGGCGCTACCCCAGAGCGGCGGGCTGAGGGGCGCGGGCTGGCTGGAACTCGGCGAGTCGCTTCTCCGCCAACACCGTGCGCCGGGGGCGCCCGATGATACGCCCTATGGTTGGCCCGTCGATTACGCTTTCGGCCCGGTGCCGATCCCGAACGCAGGGCAAGCGACATGGACCGAGTTCTGGGCCGAGGCAAGGCTGCGCCCGTCGCTGCCCGAACTGCCCGCGCCGCTCGCCCGCCGGGTCGAGAGGCTCGCGGCGCAGATCGACGAGCATCTGCCGCCACGCCCGTTCCCGTCCTTGCTGCATGGCGATCTCTGGGCGGGAAACGTGTTGGGCGAACAGGGTCACCTGAGCGGGTTGATCGACCCGGCATGTTATTACGGCGACGCGGAGGTCGATCTCGCGATGCTTCATCTCTTCGGCGCGCCGGGGCGGGAATTTGCCGTGGGCTACGGCGCGCTGCCGCCCGGTTGGGAAGCGCGCCGGGCGATCTATCAGCTATGGCCCGCGCTCGTGCATCTGCGCCTGTTCGGGGCCGGTTATCACGGAATGGTGGCGGGGCTTCTGGACCGGATCGGCGTCTAACGGGGAACCAGCGCGGCCATGAGGCGCTTTGGCTGCATTGAGAGGTGTTCACGGTGTCCCTGCCCAATGTCTCGATCTCGCGGCTGCCCGCGCTCAACTGGTCGCGCGGATTGCCCGCAGCGCTGGCGCTTAGTGGGCTGGTCGGGATCGTGCTGATGCTCGACCTGCCGCGCGGGCAGGAACTGGCGGCGCTCGGCGCGGGGTTTGCCACCTCGACGGGGCAGGGCAAGTCGATCCGCAACCGCCGCTGGCCCGTCACCTTCCTCGACATCGCCGGTAAGCTCGTCGGGATCTTCGCGGGGATGGTCGCTGCGAAGGTCATGATCGGCGGCGTCGCGCTGAGCGTACC
It includes:
- a CDS encoding peptide ABC transporter substrate-binding protein encodes the protein MLGSAAPVLAQSSKVPEGTKLAADQTFTYWLQDDLKTLDPDLSTSKDGNDVLQQMFEGLYQQDDHGNLVPALAKSYEVSDDKKTYTFHLRDEKWSNGDPVTAQDFVYAWRRLADPATASQYSWYIELMQVKNAHDVIAGDKKPSELGVKALDDHTLQVTLDSAIPYFRQMLVLSSTFPVPQKVVEKYGSDWTKPENMVVNGPYKLKSWKIGDSIELVKNDAYYDAANVTLTDLKFIPIQDNDQALTRYEAGELDFVQTPAGQYPRLKDEYPDAAHAPPRSCVYAYRFNVGPNGPEALKDVKVRKALSYAINRDIIVDKILKGGQKPAYTWTHWATANFKAPDVAYADMTQQERMDKAKELLKEAGYGPDHPLNLRIMYNTSADHKKIAIAVQQFWKQIGVKSTLENYEWKVYLDKLNGQHDFDVARTAWCADYNEASTYLDVNTSWSDQNSGQWSNSEYDKLMKDSKTAEDPQEDYTKAEKILAEDMPLAPIYAYSLPMLLNPQIKGYPFDNVQLNWYAKNMYKVAK
- the oppB gene encoding oligopeptide ABC transporter permease OppB codes for the protein MIVYILKRLAIAIPTLLVLIIASFLLMHTAPGGPFSSERAVPPEVLANLNAKYGLDQPLWKQIATYLWNVVAHFDFGPSFSYKDRSVNDIIAQGFPVTLTYGFLSFIAAVLVGVTLGVTAAIKRNSWLDYLAVGISIGAQVLPNFVMAPILVLVFTLSLHWLPGGGWSFDDPRFWIMPVIALSTSYMASIARITRSSMLETLSSNHIRTARAKGLPKRKIIMRHALKPALLPVISYLGPAFVSMITGSVIVDVYFTTGGIGKSFVDSALNRDYAVMMGITILLGTLTILFNLVVDIVYGWIDPKIRY
- a CDS encoding ABC transporter permease, encoding MVIDESKMTSLAEATSREDVAGRSLWADARRRFFNNKAAIFGLALLVFVVAFALFGNLIAAWNNSDIDYNVMGDATASAPSFANGHYFGADDLGRDLFARTVQGTQISLLVGVIGTLIAVSVGTVYGAISGYFGGRVDGFMMRLVDILLAIPYMFVLILLLVMYGRSIGMLFVGVGLISWLEMARIVRGQTLTLKNRDYVEAARAIGVPAPTIIRRHILPNLVGVVVVFATLLVPLMILTESFISFLGLGVQEPQTSLGALISEGAGTMSYGTLWQLAFPLFFFVTTLFGFYFVGDGLRDALDPKER
- a CDS encoding oligopeptide/dipeptide ABC transporter ATP-binding protein, with translation MPLLEVNDLNVRFATQEGEVHAVNGVSFALERGEALGIVGESGSGKSQLSFSILGLLAANGKASGSVKFDGREILNMPEPELNKLRSDRISMVFQDPMTALNPYMRISDQMAEVLMLHKGLGKRAAVAEAAHMLELVKIPDAKNRVRLFPHEFSGGMRQRVMIAMALLCKPDVLIADEPTTALDVTVQAQIMDLLGELRRELGMATVLITHDLGVVAGFCERAIVMYGGQVMEQSPVDPLFANPTHPYTKGLLAALPRLDAEVAMTPIRGNPPNMTGAPKGCPFCPRCDFVEEVCADVMPPLTEFAPGRARACHRSIETIEEAAA
- a CDS encoding oligopeptide/dipeptide ABC transporter ATP-binding protein, which gives rise to MTTPLIEARDVRVTFEIRRASDLPWTEPPKLRAVNGVNFKLEQGKTLGIVGESGCGKSTLARALIRMLPAEGEIIWEGKTDLLPLSPRQMLKYRSDIQMIFQDPLASLDPRMTVGEIIAEPLRTHRPKMGRKERKQKVREVMEKVGLLPNQINRYPHEFSGGQCQRIGIARALVVEPKLLICDEPVSALDVSIQAQVIALLEDLRRDLGLTIIFIAHDLSVVRHVCDEVMVLYLGQMMEAGATEKIFAEPQHPYTQALLSAVPIPDPEIERNKTLISLEGDLPSPLNPPSGCPLRTRCPRASEVCATTPPTEEVAGRQVFCHHPGPAAEVQAVLSES